Within Kutzneria chonburiensis, the genomic segment AACAGGACGTCCTCGAAATGCGCGGTCTCGGTCATGCCGACACCGTAGGACCAGTTCCGGACGATCCGCTGCCGGAATTCAAGGCGGTCAGATCCCGTTCGGCGTACAGCCGGTGCTCCCACTCCTCGTTGAGCACGGTCAGCAGGCACTCCCGCACCGGGAAGCTGCGCCCGGCCGGCGGCCAGCCGACACCGTCGACCGGCTCGGTGTCGCCGGCCAGGAACTCCTCGGTCAGGTCGTCGACCAGCTCGCGCACCGTGGCCATCCGGTCCCGCCGCAGCTCCAGCACCTCGTCCAGCGACGGCCGCACGGCGCGGTCACGGGGCACGCCCGGGGTGTCCGGCATCTCGTCCCATGGCAGGGAAAGCTCGTGCCACGGCGCCGGCTGGCCGAGAATGCCGCGGTATATCCAGCACTCGGTGGCGAACACCAAGTGCCGCAACGTTTCGATGAACGACCACTCGCCGTCGACCGACTCGTGGAGCAGCGCGGGGTCGACGCTGCGGGCCCGTTGCACGGTGCCGTCCCACAGCCGTTCGACGGTGTCCCAGGCGAGGCGGAAACCGGCCGGGTCGGTCGGCCGCATCTTCGCCCGATCGGGGTACCGGCGGTCCAGTTCGGCCTCGACCAGCGGGCCGATGTCGACCCCGTTCACGGTGACGCCGACCAGCTCGCCGGTGATGTCCACATTGCACAGTTCCAGGCCGTGCAGGGTGGCGTCCTTGACCAGCGCGCCGCGGATCCGCACGTCGGTCAGGTTCACGGCACGGAATTCGGCCCCGATCAGCCGGACACGCTCGAACCGGGAGCCGCTGAGGTCCTCGCGGATGAACTCGGGCATGTCAGGACTGTAGGTGCCGGCTCAAGTCCCCACGGAGGTGGATGCTCACCTCCCGCCGCGCGAACCGCCACCGGCCGTCGGCCCGCGCGAAGCGGTCGCGGTAGCGGCCGGCGGCGACGCATTGCAGCGGAAAGTCCGGCAGGGCCTGGAAAATCGTCACGTACGCCTGCGTGGTCGCGGTGTCCCGGTCGACCTCGATGATCAGGTTGGTGGTGGCGTGCTGGGTACCGGGCGTGCCGTCCGCGTAGCGGATGACGGAGCGCTCGAGCATGCCGGTGACGGCCTCGCGGCCGGTGAACTCGGCCGCCCCGACGAAGGTGGCGTCGGCGAACAGGTCGCCGACGCCGGCGAAGTCGCCGGTGTCGACCAGGAGGGCGTAGCGGGCGATCAGGTTCTGGATCGCCACGTGATCGTCGGACATGCCGCCATCATCGTCGACCGGGCATCGGCCGCTCCTTGGCCACGCGAAGTTGGCGCGAAGTGAGCGGCCTGGGAGGTTGCGGCTAGCACAGCCTAGAAAAGTGGTCGTGGTAACCGGAATCTTGTTGGAGCACCATCGAACTAGTCAGGGAGGAACCGCTCGGAAAGCGAGATTCACATGAGCAAGGTCGCTGTTGTCACCGGTGCTTCGCAGGGCATCGGCGCGGGTCTGGTCACCGCCTATCGCAAGCTCGGCCACCGCGTCGTCGCCGTTTCCCGGAGCATGCCGGAATCGGACGATCCCGAGGTGCTGGCGATTCGCGCCGACCTTTCGGAAGCCGGTCGGGGCGTCGAGGTCGTCGAGCAGGCGCTGGCCCGGTTCGGTCGGATCGACACGCTGGTGAACAATGCCGGCATATTCGTGGCCAAGCCGTTCACCGAGTACACCGCCGAGGACTACGACGCGGTCACCGGCATCAACCTGCGCGCATTCTTCGACGTCTCCCGCGGCGCGGTGGCGGCGATGGTCGAGCAGGGCGGCGGACACGTCGTCACGGTGTCGACCACGTTGGTCGATCACGCCCTCGCGGCCGTGCCGTCGGCCCTGGCCTCGCTGACCAAGGGCGGCCTCAACGCCGTGACCAAGGCGTTGGCCATTGAATACGCGGCCCGCAACGTGCGGGTCAACAGTGTGGCGCTGGGCATCATCCGCACCCCGATGCACGCCCCGGAAACGTACGACTACCTGGCCGGCTTGCACCCCGTCGGTAGGCTGGGCGAGATCGACGAAGTTGTCGACGCCATTCTCTTCTTGGAGCACAACCGGTTCGTCACCGGCGAGATCCTGCACGTCGACGGCGGCCAGAGCGCGGGGCACTGAGCATGAACGCAGAAGAGCAGCTCCTGACCACGGTGCTGAACCGGTGGAAGGACGCGGTCGACTCGCACGAACCCGAGCGCGTGGCCGAGAACTTCACCGAGGATGCCATTTTTCAGGGCCTGCATCCTTACACGATCGGCCCCAAGGGTGTCGCCGAGTACTATCATTCCCAGCCGATCGGTATGAAGGCGAACTACGAGATCCAGGAAACGCGCCGGCTGAGCGAGAACCTGGTTCTAGGCTACCTGCACGTCGATTTCACCTTCACCGATCGGGACACCGTGAGCGTGCAGCTGAGCATTCTGCTCGACGGTGAGAAGATTCGGCACTACCAGGTATCGCGGCTCTGAAGAAACGGCACCACCACATCGCGGAACTGGTTCGGGCACCGGCTGTGCACGCGGTGCCCGGCCGCGATCGCCACCAGCCGGCCGTGCGGCAGCCGCCGGGTCATCTCGGTGATGTGGTCCAGGCGCACGTGACTGCCGGGTCCGCCGTGCACGAGCAGCGTCGGCGCGACGACGGCCGGCAGCCGTGACCACCAGTACGGGTCCGGCGTGCGGATCTGCGTGATCACCGACGGCGCCATGGTCCGGTCGAACGTCCGCCACCAGAACGTCGGTGTGATCGGCGGATCCGGTTCGTGCGGCGGCGGGGCGGTGTCCTCGAGGACCAGCCGCCGCACCCGGGCCGGCGATTCCAGCGCGATCATCGCCGCCACCCGGCCGCCGAGGGCATGACCGACCAGGTCCACCCGGCCTAGGCGCAGTTCGTCCAGCAGGCCGACGATGTCGTCCCGGAATCCGGCCAGCGGATAGCCGGCCACGCGGGAACTCCGGCCGTGGCCGCGCAGGTCCGGCATGATCACGCGGCGGTCGGCCAGGCACGCCGCCAACCGCCGCCAGGTGGTTCCACGACTGGCCATGGCGTGCAGCAACACCACCGGCGTCCCGTCCCGGCAGCCGGTTTCCCGGTAGGCGATGTCCACGTCCCCGACGCGCACGGTCGGCAGCTCGGTGACGGGCATCGACCAACTCTAACGGTGACCGCCCGATCGCGGTGCGTGGTCACTCGAACGCCGCAGCGGGGCCTTCCGGTCGGTAAATCGCGGCGACCGTGGCGTTACGGCGACCGACGGGGTAGAACTAGCCAACCTCCCATCACAACACCACATGCGGACCCGTCCGGCCGTTCGAGAGAGCGCTCCCACCGGATCAGGTCCAAGGCTTGGAAGGGGCCTTCCTCCACTCCGAGTGGAGGAAGGCCCCTTCCAAGCCGAACTTGGCCCCCGAGACAAGGACGACTCGATGACCATGGCCCGAAGACTTGGCCGGGCGCTCGTGCTCGGCATCGCGCTGGTGGCGGCCCTGCCCGCCATGGCCCTGCCCGCTGCGGCGGCCGGGGCTGCCGCGCCGCAGTACCACCCCGGCGGCGCCCAGGATCTCGGCCCGAACGTGACGGTGTTCGACCCGTCGATGCCGGTCGGTCAGATCCAGGCGGCGCTGGACGCGGCCAGCACGCAGCAGGTCGACAACGAGATGGGCACGCAGCGCTTCGCGTTCCTGTTCAAGCCGGGCACCTACGGCACCGCGACCCAGCCGCTGCAGATCAAGGTCGGCTACTACACCGAGATCGCCGGCCTCGGCGCGTCCCCGACCGACGTCGTGATCAACGGCAAGATCGAGACCTACAACCGCTGCCTCGAGGGCGGCGGCACCAGCAACTGCCTGGCGCTGGTGAACTTCTGGCGCACGGTGTCCAATCTCTCGCTCAACATCAACGCCACCGGCCAGGACGGCTGCCGGGCCACGGCCAACTTCTGGGCCGTGTCGCAGGCCGCGTCGGTGCGCCGGGTCAACGTCACCGGCAACACCCTGTCGCTGATGGACTACTGCACCGCCGGCCCGCAGTACGCCAGCGGCGGCTTCATCGCCGACTCCAAGCTGCCGTCGGTGGTCAACGGCTCGCAGCAGCAGTGGCTGATCCGCAACAGCGAGGTCGCCGGCTGGTCCAACGGCGTGTGGAACCAGGTGTTCTCCGGCGTGGTCGGCGCGCCGGCCGAGACCGGCTTCCCCAACCCGCCGTACACCACGCTCGACACCACGCCGGCCAGCCGCGAGAAGTCGTACCTGTTCGTGGACTCGCACGGCCGGTACAACGTGCGGGTGCCGTCGGTTCAGCACAACAGCAAGGGCATCACCTGGGCCAACGGCATGACGCCGGGGCGGACCGTGCCGCTGTCCGACTTCTTCGTGGCCAAGCCGTCCGACCCGGTGTGGCTGATCAACGCGGAACTGGCGCTGGGCAAGAACCTTCTCCTGACGCCCGGCGTCTACAACGTCGCGCAGAGCATCCACGTGTTCCGGCCCGACACCGTGATCCTCGGCCTCGGGCATGCCACCCTCACCGCCGATCGCGGCGCGATTCCGCTGGACATCGCCGGCGTGCCCGGCGTGATCGTGGCCGGCGTGACCTTCGACGCCGGCGCGCAGAAGTCCCCGGTGCTGCTGCGGGTCGGCCGTGAGCACGGCTTCGGCTTCAGCTCGGCCGGCGACCCGACCACACTGTCCGATGTGTACTTCCGCGTCGGCGGCCCGCACGTCGGCAGCGCCGACACCGCGCTGGAAGTCAACAGCGACAACGTGATCATCGACAACACCTGGGTGTGGCGGGCCGACCACGGCGTGGAGAACCTGACCGACACCCAGCGCTGGAACACCAACATCGGCCGGCTCGGCGCGGTGATCAACGGTGACCACGTGACCGCGACCGGCATGTTCGTCGAGCACTTCCAGACCTACAACACGGTCTGGAACGGCAACGACGGCACCACGATCATGTACCAGAACGAGCTGCCCTACGACCCGCCGACGCAGGCCGACTGGATGAACGGCAGCACGTTGGGCTACGGCGGGTACAAGGTGGGCGACAAGGTCAAGACGCACCACCTGTACGGCGCCGGGGTGTACGTGTTCAACCAGAACAACCCGGCCATCCACACCGCCAACGGGTTCGAGGCCCCGAACCGGCCCGGTGTGCAGCTGCACCACATCATGACGGTCAACCTCAGCGCCGGCACCATCGACCACGTGGTCAACGGCGTCGGCGGCCCCGCCGACACGACCAAGGTCGGCCAGCCGGTCTTCGTGACCGACTATCCGTGACGGCCGGCGTTCGGGGGAAGCCCTGCTTCCCCCGAACGCCTGGCCACCAACACCTTGGTCACGTGTCCGTCCTCGCGCACGGCCCACACATCGAAGCGATTCTCTTCGTAGACCGGGAAATCCGGTGGAACCGGGCCCGGGCGTCCGATTCGGACAGTGCGCCGTCGCCCACGTGGCGGTTGACCACCTCGTCGACCATCGGCGTCACGGCCGGAGGCTGGCGCCGCGGTGGCACCGCTGCCGCATGTAATACCTGTACCCTGTTATGGGTCTTACATCGAGAGGCGGTGCGCGCATGTGGCCGGCGAACGGGCGGTTCGGGATGGAGGTCGCCCCGGCGGGCCTGGCCTTCGTGCACGACCTGCTCAACACCCTCCCGGCCGGCAAGCCCCGGGCGGCCGACCTGTTGGGCTCGCTGGACGAGGCCCGCCCGTGGCTGGACGGCGCGCTGACGGCCTGGGCCGCGGAAACCGGCCGTGAGCAGCCCGTGGTTTCGCTGACGGAACGTGATCTGGGGCAGATCCGCGGCCTGCGCGAGGAGATCAAGAACGTGCTGACCGGGGGCGAGGGTGCGCCGGAGCGCCCTTCGGCCGCGCTCGAGCTGTCTTCGGCGGCGTTGCGGCTGGAAACGGACGGCCGGGTCGTGATCGAACCGCGTGGGACCGGTGCTCAGCTGGTGTCGTCGGTGGTGATGATCGAGATGCTCACCGCGCAGCAGGCCGACACGTGGCGGCGGCTCAAGGTGTGCCGCAATCCGCGGTGCCAGGTCGCATTCTTCGACCGCTCTCGTAACAACAGCGGGGTGTGGCACTCCACCAAGGCCTGCGGCAACGTGGAGAACCTGCGGGCCCACCGGGCCCGGGCCAAGTCGACGGCGTGACCGGATCTCCGTCGGGCCGCTCATCCGTGCCGTGTGCGGGTGACCGGTGACGGCGATGGTGCAGGACTCGCGCCGTTCCTTATTCACGAGTGTGACGAAAATGTCCGGTCAAGACAGCTGGTACACCAGCGTACTGACCGCCCGGAAATCCGGCCCAACCTGGCGAATTACCGTCCCCCGACAATGGTCGCGCGGGAATCGTCCGAAGCGCCCGATCGGGGTGATCAACTCGGCATCGTCCCAGCAAGCGGATGCCCCGACGAATGACGGTAGCCGCCCACTCGGTGCTGGGTTACACTGACCGGCGAATCGGGAGAAAAGCGTTTCTGCATGGGGAAACGAGCCGGGGAGGGTGACCCCGCTGGGGGTGAGTCACCCTCCCCTTCCGGTAGTCGCCGATTCAACTTTCTCGCCGTCCGGCTGTGACGAAAAGGCGCGAATTCAGCTCCGAATCGCGGCCGGTGCCGTCGAACAGCTCGGCGAGGCTGAGGTGGTGCACGGTGGCAACGGCTGGATGGTCGGCGTCGCCCCGTGGGCGTTGGGGCGAGGGGCGCGCCGAGCAGCCGTGGGAGGTCACCGCGGCGATGCTTCGCGCCAGCCGCGGGTGAGCACGATGTTGGCCTTCTCGTCGATGGCCTGCTCGAGGTCGATGCCCAGCTCCTCGGCCGTGGCGAAGGCCGTGATGATCACGTCGGCCAGCTCGGCCCGCATCTCCTCGGCCGTGCCGCTCCGGCGGGCCTGTCCCGACCAGCGTCGATAGGCGCCGACGAACTCGCCGCACTCCTCGGCCAGCGCCAGCACCTGCCGGTTGGCCCCGCCCTCGGCCGGAAAACCGTTGGCGTGCAGGTGTTCCACGATCACGCGGGCCAGGTCGCGAAGGTTGCCGGTGTTGATGTCCACGGAGGAGATCCTGCCGCAAGTCTTGCCGGGGTCCGGGGCGGAGCCCCGGCGTGGGGTGTGGGGGCCGGGCCCCCACAGGGCACCGCGAGCGACCTGGTTCGTGCTGTCCGCGGACATAGGTCCGCGGAGTTGGCGAAAGGGCGAGCTGTGACTTCCCCTCACGGCTCGCCCTCTCATGGATAACTGTAGCACAACATCGAACGTCTGTTCGACCGGCCGTGGTTCAGGTCACGCGGTAGGGTCGACGGCCTAAGGGGGATACCACATGATCG encodes:
- a CDS encoding CGNR zinc finger domain-containing protein, whose protein sequence is MWPANGRFGMEVAPAGLAFVHDLLNTLPAGKPRAADLLGSLDEARPWLDGALTAWAAETGREQPVVSLTERDLGQIRGLREEIKNVLTGGEGAPERPSAALELSSAALRLETDGRVVIEPRGTGAQLVSSVVMIEMLTAQQADTWRRLKVCRNPRCQVAFFDRSRNNSGVWHSTKACGNVENLRAHRARAKSTA
- a CDS encoding nuclear transport factor 2 family protein, which encodes MSDDHVAIQNLIARYALLVDTGDFAGVGDLFADATFVGAAEFTGREAVTGMLERSVIRYADGTPGTQHATTNLIIEVDRDTATTQAYVTIFQALPDFPLQCVAAGRYRDRFARADGRWRFARREVSIHLRGDLSRHLQS
- a CDS encoding DinB family protein — protein: MPEFIREDLSGSRFERVRLIGAEFRAVNLTDVRIRGALVKDATLHGLELCNVDITGELVGVTVNGVDIGPLVEAELDRRYPDRAKMRPTDPAGFRLAWDTVERLWDGTVQRARSVDPALLHESVDGEWSFIETLRHLVFATECWIYRGILGQPAPWHELSLPWDEMPDTPGVPRDRAVRPSLDEVLELRRDRMATVRELVDDLTEEFLAGDTEPVDGVGWPPAGRSFPVRECLLTVLNEEWEHRLYAERDLTALNSGSGSSGTGPTVSA
- a CDS encoding SDR family NAD(P)-dependent oxidoreductase — protein: MSKVAVVTGASQGIGAGLVTAYRKLGHRVVAVSRSMPESDDPEVLAIRADLSEAGRGVEVVEQALARFGRIDTLVNNAGIFVAKPFTEYTAEDYDAVTGINLRAFFDVSRGAVAAMVEQGGGHVVTVSTTLVDHALAAVPSALASLTKGGLNAVTKALAIEYAARNVRVNSVALGIIRTPMHAPETYDYLAGLHPVGRLGEIDEVVDAILFLEHNRFVTGEILHVDGGQSAGH
- a CDS encoding alpha/beta fold hydrolase, which codes for MPVTELPTVRVGDVDIAYRETGCRDGTPVVLLHAMASRGTTWRRLAACLADRRVIMPDLRGHGRSSRVAGYPLAGFRDDIVGLLDELRLGRVDLVGHALGGRVAAMIALESPARVRRLVLEDTAPPPHEPDPPITPTFWWRTFDRTMAPSVITQIRTPDPYWWSRLPAVVAPTLLVHGGPGSHVRLDHITEMTRRLPHGRLVAIAAGHRVHSRCPNQFRDVVVPFLQSRDTW
- a CDS encoding MazG-like family protein, translating into MDINTGNLRDLARVIVEHLHANGFPAEGGANRQVLALAEECGEFVGAYRRWSGQARRSGTAEEMRAELADVIITAFATAEELGIDLEQAIDEKANIVLTRGWREASPR